In Carya illinoinensis cultivar Pawnee chromosome 16, C.illinoinensisPawnee_v1, whole genome shotgun sequence, a single window of DNA contains:
- the LOC122298756 gene encoding UPF0481 protein At3g47200-like codes for MEITIYEEGESSRFNYPEPIREFTEVERNNLKKQVTIYAGEAEKLKEEAQRGSTSCIYRVLPQLKESNGDSLYEPNKVSIGPYYYKLRNEKFKMAEDCKKKCFGSWLVKNRDQDMQINTYMSCLQRISKLEVKIRKCYSEEFEVAGIEFLEMMVVDACFIIEIIEMFGFGKKFYNRESDLGALAWMVPYFYRDFLLLENQIPFFVLEEIYALTHNISVKESTLTLQVAAVEFFAKGMKRFYFTRWDNHEMDGVLVSHLLDLVRRSLIPSNIGQGLIPSNIVREEIVMLGRPFIHCISKLQLAGIKVSLVMADSSFLGVKFKKGVIEMPNIAIDDLTRCLLLNCVAFEQCQFVPISRRYFSVYATFLDCLVNTKEDVEYLRERNVIDNYLTDDSELAGFINRVGKDLVLDYDDFYMVQLFEDVDRHYRNRWKWKWASFEREYFDKPWLLLSAAGGILLVVATSVQAVMAFLTYK; via the coding sequence ATGGAAATTACAATTTATGAGGAAGGCGAATCCAGCCGCTTCAATTACCCGGAGCCGATACGTGAGTTCACCGAGGTGGAACGGAACAACTTAAAGAAGCAGGTAACGATATATGCGGGGGAAGCCGAAAAGCTAAAAGAAGAAGCCCAACGTGGAAGCACTAGCTGCATCTACAGAGTCCTCCCGCAGCTCAAGGAAAGCAATGGTGACTCGTTATACGAACCCAACAAGGTCTCCATCGGGCCCTACTACTACAAACTTCGTAATGAAAAGTTCAAGATGGCCGAAGATTGCAAGAAGAAGTGCTTCGGCTCCTGGCTGGTCAAGAACAGAGATCAAGACATGCAAATCAATACCTATATGAGTTGCTTGCAAAGAATAAGCAAACTTGAAGTGAAGATTAGAAAGTGTTATTCTGAAGAGTTCGAAGTCGCCGGTATTGAATTTCTCGAAATGATGGTTGTTGATGCTTGttttataatagaaataattGAAATGTTTGGATTTGGGAAAAAATTCTACAACAGAGAATCTGATCTTGGAGCCTTGGCGTGGATGGTACCGTATTTCTACAGGGACTTTCTCCTGCTTGAGAATCAGATCCCTTTTTTCGTTCTGGAAGAGATATATGCGCTTACCCATAATATTTCTGTCAAGGAAAGTACATTGACTTTGCAGGTGGCTGCTGTGGAATTCTTTGCTAAAGGAATGAAAAGATTCTATTTCACGCGATGGGACAACCATGAAATGGATGGGGTCCTGGTCTCGCATTTGCTGGACTTGGTTCGGAGGAGTTTAATACCATCCAATATCGGACAGGGTTTAATACCATCCAATATCGTACGGGAAGAAATAGTCATGTTGGGTCGTCCATTCATTCACTGCATCTCGAAGCTGCAGCTGGCTGGGATTAAGGTCAGTCTGGTCATGGCGGACAGCAGCTTCCTAGGAGTGAAATTCAAGAAAGGTGTGATTGAGATGCCGAACATAGCCATCGACGACTTGACGAGATGTCTGTTGCTGAACTGTGTGGCATTCGAGCAGTGCCAATTTGTACCGATAAGCCGCAGGTACTTTTCAGTTTACGCTACCTTTTTGGACTGCCTTGTGAACACCAAGGAGGACGTCGAGTACCTTCGCGAGCGCAATGTCATTGACAATTACCTTACTGACGACTCCGAGCTTGCGGGCTTCATTAACCGTGTGGGTAAGGATTTGGTACTCGATTATGACGACTTTTACATGGTGCAATTGTTCGAGGATGTGGACAGGCATTATCGGAATAGGTGGAAGTGGAAGTGGGCGAGCTTCGAGCGGGAGTATTTTGACAAGCCGTGGTTGCTTCTGTCGGCGGCGGGTGGCATTTTGCTAGTAGTGGCCACGTCAGTCCAGGCCGTAATGGCCTTCTTAACTTACAAGTAA